The genomic DNA CTCGAGATGCGGGTTTCGCCGCGAAGCGGGGTGACCGAAGGTGCGAGCCTGGCGTAAGGGCCGTCAGCGAAACGATACATGCCACCCCGTGAACTTGCGCTCGAGCCAGGCCACCAGTCCATACCAGGCGATGCCGATAATCGAGGCCACAATAATGGCCGACCACACGATGTCGAAACCGAAGCGACCCGCTTCGATCTGGATGCGAAAACCCAGGCCCTGCCCGTTGGCTCCAAAGAACTCACCCACAATGGCCCCAATCATGGCCAGGGTTGTACCCAGCTTGAGGGCGTTGAATATGAAGGGTAGTGCGTTGGGCAGTCGAAGCCAGCGGTACTGCTGCACCTCACTGGCCGCATATGAGCGCATCAGATCCAGCGAGAGCGGGTTGACCTCGGTCAGACCTCGAAAGGCATTCACCACCATAGGAAAAAACACCGTAATGGCTACGATGACGGCCTTGGAGGGCCAGTCGATTCCAATCATCTTGACCAGCACCGGGGCCAGGGCCACAATCGGGATGCTGCTAAAGACCGTGGCATAGGGCAAAAGACCGCGCTCGAGGAAGACGTAGCGGCTCACCAGCAAAGCCGTGAGCAAACCCAGGCTGCAACCGACCAGGTAGCCCACCATAGCCTCCAGCACCACGGTCTGGTAAGCGTCTCGCAAAAGCACGTCCCGCACCTCCAGCAGGGTCGAGAGCACCCGGCTAGGGGTAGGAATCAAGCCCGTAGGAACCTGATAGGCCCGCAACAGGGCCTCGGCAGCCACCACCACCGCGAGAA from Meiothermus cerbereus DSM 11376 includes the following:
- a CDS encoding ABC transporter permease; the protein is MSEPASGAQKLLIGLGFLLVVWGIARVAQQFVNITNPVIGFTPAALTLLAVVVAAEALLRAYQVPTGLIPTPSRVLSTLLEVRDVLLRDAYQTVVLEAMVGYLVGCSLGLLTALLVSRYVFLERGLLPYATVFSSIPIVALAPVLVKMIGIDWPSKAVIVAITVFFPMVVNAFRGLTEVNPLSLDLMRSYAASEVQQYRWLRLPNALPFIFNALKLGTTLAMIGAIVGEFFGANGQGLGFRIQIEAGRFGFDIVWSAIIVASIIGIAWYGLVAWLERKFTGWHVSFR